Part of the Lotus japonicus ecotype B-129 chromosome 6, LjGifu_v1.2 genome, ACTGTGGTAGAAAACTCGTGGCGAACATGTGAGGAGAATATCAACTAGAAGCTTACCCGAGTTCGTGAAGCGGCTCTTGTGTTCAATAAGGAAATTTTTGGTAACATATTTAAGAAGAAACGTCATGTGGAGGCCCGTCTCAAAGGGATCCAAAGAGAGCTCGATCACATGGTCACGTCCAACCTTGTGATGTTTGAAGCGGAATTGCAACGGGAATACAGGTGCATCCTGAAGCAAGAGGAATTACTTTGGTACCAAAAGGCTCGAGATAACAGGGTTAAGTTCGGCGATAGGAATACTTCCTACTTCCATACTCAGACTGTTATCAGACGGAAGAGAAATTACATACACAAACTCAAACTTGGGGATGGTACTTGGTGCTCAGATGTGGAGACTCTCAAGCAGGAAGTCCAaggttttttccaaaacctctTTGCTGCCCCTCCTCCCCACCATGGAGTTGTGCTTAATCATGACCAATTTCCAGGCCTGCCGCAAGAAGCTAAATCCAACATGGTGCAACCTGTCATGAAGGAAGAGGTGAGGGAAGCCTTGATGAGCATGAAGTCTTACACGGCGCCAGGACCGGATGGTTTCCAGCCGTTCTTCTTCAAGAAGTATTGGAACAAGGTGGGAGACTCTCTTTGGAACCTCGTGAGAGATGCCTTCCAAGAGGGCAAAGTAagcgctgacttgatggagatCCTGGTAGTCCTCATCCCTAAAGTGGATCACCCCTCTACAGTGAAGGAATTTCGCCCTATAAGTCTATGTAACGTCACCTACAAGTTAATCACGAAGGTGTTGGTCAATAGATTGCGGCCCTTCCTTCAAGATCTGATTGGCCCAATGCAAAATAGTTTTATCCCAGGAAGAGGGACCATGGATAATGCAGTCCTTGCCCAGGAGATCATCCACCACATGTACCGCTCCTCTGCTAGGAAGGGTACTCTAGCTTTCAAAATTGACTTGGAGAAGGCCTATGATAGTGTCTCGTGGTCTTTTCTTGAGGAGACCCTGCAATACTATGGCTTTCCGGAGAGGACTATTCGCCTGATTATGTGTTGTGTCACCTCCTCTCATATCTCTATTCTTTGGAATGGATCCCGTATTCCCAAATTCAAACCTGGGAGAGGACTCAGGCAAGGGGATCCCATATCCCCGTACCTGTTTGTTCTCTGCATGGAGCGCCTCTCAGTTGCTCTTCAAAACCGTGTGGATGCAGGTGAGTGGAAACCGATGACCATATCAAGGGGAGGTCCACCGATTTCCCATTTGCTATTTGCAGATGATGTTCTCTTATTTTGTCAGGCTACAATTGATCAGGTTAATCTTGTGGCGTCAACAATGCAAGCGTTTTGTGACAGCTCTGGCCTAAAAATCAACCTAAATAAATCCAAAGCAATCACTTCCAAAGGGGTCACTGCGGCAGTGAAGGAGGAAATTTCAAATATTGCTCCCATACCTTTTGTCACAAATTTGGGAAAATACTTGGGTTTTCCACTCTCAGGGGGACGAATGCATAGCAGGAAGTTTAACTTCCTCATAGAGAATATCCAGAGAAAGATTGGCACTTGGAGGAGGAATATGCTCAACCTTGCGGGGCGTGTTTGTCTTGCAAAGTCGGTAATAGCTTCCATTCCGACGTATACCATGCAAATGTTCTATCTCCCTAGGAGTGTCACCAACCGCATTAACCAAATAATGTGTTCCTTTATTTGGGACAGCAATGTAAAGGGGAGGGGATGGCACCTTGTTAGTTGGGACAAGGTCACGAGCCCTAAGGAGCAGGGTGGGTTAGCAGTACGGGACATGAACCTGGTCAACACAGCTCTTCTTGGCAAATCTGTATGGAGTGTTTTGCATCATCCTCAGAAGCTGTGGGTTCAGGCTATGAGGCATAAATACCTAAGAACTTCGTCTATTTTGCAGGTCCAAGCTAAGGTTTCAGATTCAATAGTTTGGAAAGGAATAATAAAAGCCCGTGATGAGCTTAAACCTGGATACCAATTCCGATTAGGGAGGGGAGAAACGTCAATATGGTATGCAGATTGGAGTGGGGAGGGTGCTCTTGCTGGTGCCATGCCTTATGTAGACATCCATGATATGGACCTGTCACTGAAAGACATCATTGAGGCAGGAAGGTGGAATGTTGGAGGGTTGTATACTCCACTTCCTGCAAACCTGACTCTGCACCTGCAACAGGTCAAACCTTTCCTCGTTCAGAACCGTCGCGACCTCTGGGTTTGGGACGCTAATGGTCGTGGCTGCTACACGGCTAAAGACGGCTACAGTTGGCTTCAGGATCATCAGAATCCGTCGGCGACGATGGAGAATTGGAGCTGGTTATGGAGACTCAAGGTCCTAGAACGTGTGCGTCTCTTTATCTGGTTGGTGATGCAAAATTCCATCCAAACAAACAAGTACATGCAATATGGCTACTTCTGCTCGATGTACTCGGTGCTCAGCGGAGGAAGAAGACGTTTTGCACTGCCTTCGAGACTGCCCGCATTCGAGAGAAATGTGGATTCGAATGGGAGCCCTGGCGTGGCCTGGCTTCTTGATTGCGGATGGACGAGAATGGATGAAGCGTCAGTCACACGGGTGCAATGGCATTAGGTTTATTGCGGGAGTTTGGGGAATATGGAAGTGGCGCAACAATATGATTTTTGAGGAAGTTCCTTGGACCATACAGGAGGCGTGGTGTAGGCTGTGCTTTGAACATGATGATTTCGTGAGGTTTAGGGGGGAGCATGGGGGCAGCGATGACAGTGTTTGGATGGCAAAGAGGTGGATACCGCCGCCGGCAGGAACTGTCAACCTTTGCTCGGATGGCAGCTTCAACCCAGTGAGCAATCAGATGGGGTTGGGTGGTGTTATTAGGGACTCTCAAGGGGTATGGCTGTGCGGGTTTCACAGCTTTGAGGAAGGAGGTAACGCCCTGCTCACAGAAGCAAAAGCGTTGAAGATTGGACTTCAGTTGGCATGGGATCGAGGATTCCGGAGTGTGGAGTGCAACATGGACTGCAGAACTTTGGTGAGCGCCTTAGCGGATCCAGAGAGCAGGTTGTTTATGCCCATCCTTGATGAAATCCGGAAGCTACAGGGACAAGGGTGGAGGGTACAATTAACAATTATTAATCGGGATTGTAATCAACCAGCTGATTGGTTGGCTAAAAGGGGAGCGGCATCTCAGTCTTTGTCTATCTGCTTGCTGGAGAGACCTCCCCCGGAGCTAGAGATCCTCTTACTGCAGGATCGTTTGGCTATTTTCTAGTTTTTTGTTTTGCcgttaattttccgatgtagcaaaaaaaacATTAGCCATATAAGACTTTCTAAATGAGATAAGCCTagcttttttataaataaataagtttttgaaaaagtattagtcttatttatttatttattagtttGTTTTTCCCGGCCAGAGGCTTGATGTAGTCTAAGCCATAAGGAATGTGTTTCATGAttcctcttggttcttataCTGATAAACATGGTAACCATAATTAATCTTCCAGTGTTGACTTCCAATAATTTGGTCAAtgttttggagtccaaaagggCTGTCAAAAAGTATCTAAATTAGCTCTTGTCAAAGAGGTGGATTTTCCACCGATGTCTTTAGTGCATGGCCAAAGAGGTGGGTTCTAACAGCAACATTACTCGATATTTTCAGCTAGAATAACACAACCCTGGTCCATTGAGGCTCAAaggagagaaaaataataatcaagTAATTAGTGATCACTGCATCAACCTCAGATAGAAGCATCAATTGTATCAAGCCATCATTATCTTTTTTTCTCTGATATTGCTTCGAAATGGTGATAACAAGGAGAAAGAGCGAGAAGCTGCATAAGAATAGTAAGTATATTATGATCATATTCAGAATATAAATACCAATCTAGATGGCAAGATAAAGAGCTCATTCAATTTCACTTGATTAAATAGTGCAAGTTCTTACACTTCTGAGGAGTTGCACTCGTTGTGGGAGTTTCATCTCGAGAGAGCAAATTCTTCAAAGAATGGACTATTTAAGACACCACAGCAAATTCAAAATCATGGTGGTCCGTTGGAGTTTATTAATCATGTGACAATAAAATAGAACATGGCAATATACTTAATCTTCAAAACGCGAGTATACAATGTAAGTAGgaataaaacaaagaaaaagctttaatttttttagtaaaatgtCTAGATTATGAACAAAATGCACAGTTCATAATGTATTCTTTTGTCTTTTGTTATTATTTTCAGTTAACTTATTTCAAAGTAAATAAATGTAGTATTATTTTCACTATGTTTcatattacaaaaaaaatgGAAATGATGAAAACAGTTCAATGATGTTTTCACcatctttttttttgacaagTGATGTTTTCACCATCTGTTTTTACATATTATTCAATGATAGACATTTTTTAATAATAGTTATGTTCATTCACTCTAAATTAACTTGCAGTTTCCAAAATAGAGAAAGCAAATCATTTCTGAATGTTGGATGCATGTAAGAAATGCAAAACCAGATCATTATGGCCATGAAAGAAAGAGGAATGCATGTTAGGTAAGGACAAATAGATTGTAGCTCACGGTTATGTGTGTTGGGTGGATCATGTAACAACAATGTGATTTGTAAAATTGAGGTCTTAGAAGTGCAAGTGTCATATTCCATATATTAGCAAGTGATCTCTAAATCCTAATCTGTATATGCTATTGCATCATATGTGATtagcattaaaaaaaaactagcatTAGGATTATGCTACCTTCATTGGAGGAACAACCATTAGATCCAAGTCCATTTGTTTCAGAACCATCAACACTGGCAATATCAGATTCCAAGTTCCCTCCAGCAGTAGCCGAGTTATGATTCTTTCTTCCAAACTTCAACAGCCGTCTCAACCCTTTTGATGGGTCCTTAACCAGAGGCTTCTCATTTACCTCAGGAATCTTCTCAAGAGTTGAGCTTCTGGTATCAGACACATGGGTTCTGAAGGTCTCCGTACCAAAAGATGCAGTCTCCAAGCTTGTGGGAGGTGTTTTACCATACTCTGATTTCTGTGTACAAGGGTCTTCCAAAGAAGAAACTCGGGCATACGGGGCATGATATGTTTCCTGAGCAACGCAGATGCTAGATGACCTTGATGGTTCTTTTTCTATATTATCTATTTTAACCTGATTTTGGAAGATAATATATTCAAAATTAACTGATGTACTAAGAATTTATCCCATGAATGAAGAACACTATATATAAACAACACGAGCatatcaataaaatcaaatttaatttttcctGTTCATACAGCTGAAGGTTTAAAATTATCATTCCTGAAATTAGAAATCAAACATCAGATTTTTTTGTAATAATACTCTTCCCCTACATACtatctgaattatatatattagaatTTGTGGAGAAGAGAAATTTTAAGAAAGCGAAGCAACGTTATGCTATTATTAGAGTAACAAGTGTGACTagaagaagtcccacattgtaTAAATATACAAGTGTACAATAGCATATAAGTTAAATGACCCACTCACCCATTGCCTTAATGTTTTGTGGTGAAAGTGGACCTAACTTAAATTCTAATATCGTATCAAAGTCTATCCTAGATTTGTTTGTTGGAGATCTCTCATATATTGGTCACCCTGCAGATGGCCCAATTCTGCAAATTCCACGCTCTAGATGTCTAGCCCTGGGCGTGAGGAGTGTTAGTAGTCttacattgactagagatatggccaagaGATAGCCTCTATATATGGGAAGGCAATCCTCACCTCTAGGTCTAACCCAAATTGTAATATGACttacccattgccttaaggttttgtggtgagaGTGGATCTAACTTCAATTCTGGTAGCTATAAAGAACTGTAAGTTGTCAGTACTTTATTGTGCTCAGCCAAGCATAAATAatagtttcaactttcaagcctCGCATATAATAACATTTAGATAATGTAACTGGCAGCCTAAGTTGGTTGTAATATCCATCATATTTACTGTTAATTTAATTGAAAGATCATCATGGTTGCATAGTTTTATTATATACAAATCAGCTTACAACAGTATAAACTAACAAGACAGTTATCTACTAACAAATCTACTCAATGTTATGAAGACGCACCTTGGTGGACATGGGTTGCATGCGTGACTGGTGCTCTGAGGCTTTTATGCCTGTACTTCGAGGTGAAACTGATGCATGGACAGCAACATAACTTGATACTTTCTCATTTTTCACCATAACTTTTTCATTGTCATACTGTCTCTTCTGTATCCAACTTTTTTCCCTTGATTTGACATCCTTCATATCACGGGCACAAGTATTTTCACACTCAAGTATCACAACAGTCTTCTCAATTATAGGATTGTCATCTCCATCATCAGTGTGTGAAATTAAAATTTCATTCTTTTTCGGCAAGGTACCTTCTGAATTCATAGAAGACTTTTTACCATTCAGCTTCTGTGTCTTCTCTTTAATTGATGATCTGTCTTGGAAAATGTTACTTGCTttagatattttgattttcagTTCTGGAAGAGTTGCAGTCTTGCTTTTATCATGATTCACAATAGCAGAAATCTTTTTGGTCCGAGTCTCATCCGCTACTTTAGTCATTGAATTTGTTCTTACTTTAACTGAGGAAGTTTGTCGAATGCTACTCATTTTAGGTTCTGACAATCTTCTAATGCGTGCCATTGATGCCTTTGTATTGGTTGTACCATTAGCCTTCTCTTGCTTAGATTCAATCAGGGAAGGCACTGATCGACTTAATTTTCTTGTGACTGAGTTGCTTCCAGAATTCAACCTGCTGGTTTTTGAGGCTTTTGAAGAATCATTTGATCCAACAGAAGCAGTTCTAATGGGGAATCTTTGAAAGGGCGAGGATGATCCAGGCTCTGAATCACTAAATTTTGATCCTCTATGCGAGCTTGGTAAAATTTTCGCTGGAAGATGTTTCTTGGTCAGTTGTGATGGCATGGGTATGTTAGTGGTGATTGAGCTACTCCTTCTGGCAGCAATTCTCTTTTGCCTCTCCATCTTTAAAGCATCTAGGCGTTttatctcttcctcttcctagTTATTATAATGAGTAGATTGAGAAACAGATGAATGACTTTGAAAACATGAAACTCCAATTAATCTAATATGAAGATATGTAAAGTTTATTTACTTTTATATCAATCATTTGCAATACAAAAACTGAAAGGGGAAGGAGGGTTGGTAGCTAGCCGAATATAAATGAGTACCTtctctttcttcattttctgtAGATCAGCTTTGTAGTTCCGCAGTCTTTTAGCGCGTGCTCGTGCTTCATCCAATGGACTCGGTTTACTAGCCTTTCCTCTTCTTATTGGACCAACAGACTTTCTTTTATCAGAACTATTTGGAGTAGGTCTTAATTTCTGCTCTGTATCCAACATCTTAGACCCTGCTTTTGTGCGGACCAATACCCCTTTGTTCTTGTTATCTTGGGAAGGACCACCTTCAACCTGCGCCTGGATTTCATAGTCAAATGCAGGGTCATAACCCATTGACTCTCTTTCTGCTCCTCGTTCGGGCATCAAGCTCAATTCATCAAGCTGATAattggaatttttttctttttcttcttttgtatGGACCTTTGGGTGGTCAAAGTGCATGTTAGTAGCATTTCTCTCAGTATTTCCTGCATCCAAGACACCAACTGACCTACATTCAACTATGTAGGAGTCATCATTATGAAACAACTTTCTTTCCAAATTATTGCTTGAATAATTTTGTCCATTGATAGCTGTCACATCTGAGAAGCGGTGCAAATTACCAGACTGGCCTGCCCTTCTAggtaacaataaatcatcattgGATGACTTAGGAAATCCCTTGCTAATGCTTTGCAAATCTATGGTGCCACCTTCTTGAACTTCATGCATATCCCGCACAGTAAAATCGAAAGGATCATTGACTGAAAcatgttttcttcttctctcacgATCAACCTTTTCCAGTTCAAACTGATCTTGGTCCATGGCATGTGTATCTTCATCTAAACCTCTCAGTAAACAATTTTGGAATGCTTGCCAGTGCCCTCCATCTGCATCCATCCTATGGTTTGTTTCTTCCTTCTCAGATGAATTCAACCTCTTCAAAGATTCCTTACGGGATCCTCTTCTTTTGGAGGCCTTCATAGATTCTTGAGCATCTTTATCTTCATCAGTTTCGGATGCAGAATCTGAATAAGACCTACTGCCAGAAGAACGTTCGGTCTTTGTTATGTAATTAACGTTCCGGATGACCACCATGCCAGATTTCTGTCTGCCTGATCGACTAGCCTTCTTCTGCCGTTCTCCAGACTGTAAACCTTCAATCTTCATATCAACTTCATCCTGAAACCTTGTTTTTGAAGAATCCATATCCCAAGTTTCAGATTCAGTATGGTTGTGTCTACTGTCCGAGGAATGTCTTCTATGCCTCATACTTTGACCACGATTTTGTCTGGAATCCTCAACAGGTGGACAGCCCGTCTGCATAAACGGGCTGTTTCCTGGATAAGTCTGATAGTAGGGTATTCCTTGTACAGCATATGGCTGAAACACTGGTAAAGCACCTGGGACAGAATGAACAGGCCAAGGGGAGAGCCCGTGATGCGGAAATTGACCTTGAATGTT contains:
- the LOC130723274 gene encoding COP1-interacting protein 7-like isoform X2; amino-acid sequence: MNSSSPRLDSAVFQLTPTRTRFDLVITVNGKKEKIATGLLNPFLSHLKAAQDQMAKGDYSIVLIPEHASQATWFTRGTVERFVRFVSTPEILERVYTIELEILQIEEAITIQGNKSIGTSIVEENQIKQVESTEGRKTKQDTSEEKAIVLYKSDAQLPEANGSTKSEGNSKVQILKVLETRKSSLQKEQGMAFARAVAAGFDIDYMPALMAFGDCFEASRLMDACIKFMSLWKRKHESGQWLEIGAAEVPPNRADFSAISTSGIVLPNRVTTSHTDLDSENNGKTNSGYQENIQGQFPHHGLSPWPVHSVPGALPVFQPYAVQGIPYYQTYPGNSPFMQTGCPPVEDSRQNRGQSMRHRRHSSDSRHNHTESETWDMDSSKTRFQDEVDMKIEGLQSGERQKKASRSGRQKSGMVVIRNVNYITKTERSSGSRSYSDSASETDEDKDAQESMKASKRRGSRKESLKRLNSSEKEETNHRMDADGGHWQAFQNCLLRGLDEDTHAMDQDQFELEKVDRERRRKHVSVNDPFDFTVRDMHEVQEGGTIDLQSISKGFPKSSNDDLLLPRRAGQSGNLHRFSDVTAINGQNYSSNNLERKLFHNDDSYIVECRSVGVLDAGNTERNATNMHFDHPKVHTKEEKEKNSNYQLDELSLMPERGAERESMGYDPAFDYEIQAQVEGGPSQDNKNKGVLVRTKAGSKMLDTEQKLRPTPNSSDKRKSVGPIRRGKASKPSPLDEARARAKRLRNYKADLQKMKKEKEEEEIKRLDALKMERQKRIAARRSSSITTNIPMPSQLTKKHLPAKILPSSHRGSKFSDSEPGSSSPFQRFPIRTASVGSNDSSKASKTSRLNSGSNSVTRKLSRSVPSLIESKQEKANGTTNTKASMARIRRLSEPKMSSIRQTSSVKVRTNSMTKVADETRTKKISAIVNHDKSKTATLPELKIKISKASNIFQDRSSIKEKTQKLNGKKSSMNSEGTLPKKNEILISHTDDGDDNPIIEKTVVILECENTCARDMKDVKSREKSWIQKRQYDNEKVMVKNEKVSSYVAVHASVSPRSTGIKASEHQSRMQPMSTKVKIDNIEKEPSRSSSICVAQETYHAPYARVSSLEDPCTQKSEYGKTPPTSLETASFGTETFRTHVSDTRSSTLEKIPEVNEKPLVKDPSKGLRRLLKFGRKNHNSATAGGNLESDIASVDGSETNGLGSNGCSSNEVHSLKNLLSRDETPTTSATPQKSSRSFSLLSPFRSNIREKKIMMA
- the LOC130723274 gene encoding COP1-interacting protein 7-like isoform X1, with amino-acid sequence MNSSSPRLDSAVFQLTPTRTRFDLVITVNGKKEKIATGLLNPFLSHLKAAQDQMAKGDYSIVLIPEHASQATWFTRGTVERFVRFVSTPEILERVYTIELEILQIEEAITIQGNKSIGTSIVEENQIKQVESTEGTFERTSRKTKQDTSEEKAIVLYKSDAQLPEANGSTKSEGNSKVQILKVLETRKSSLQKEQGMAFARAVAAGFDIDYMPALMAFGDCFEASRLMDACIKFMSLWKRKHESGQWLEIGAAEVPPNRADFSAISTSGIVLPNRVTTSHTDLDSENNGKTNSGYQENIQGQFPHHGLSPWPVHSVPGALPVFQPYAVQGIPYYQTYPGNSPFMQTGCPPVEDSRQNRGQSMRHRRHSSDSRHNHTESETWDMDSSKTRFQDEVDMKIEGLQSGERQKKASRSGRQKSGMVVIRNVNYITKTERSSGSRSYSDSASETDEDKDAQESMKASKRRGSRKESLKRLNSSEKEETNHRMDADGGHWQAFQNCLLRGLDEDTHAMDQDQFELEKVDRERRRKHVSVNDPFDFTVRDMHEVQEGGTIDLQSISKGFPKSSNDDLLLPRRAGQSGNLHRFSDVTAINGQNYSSNNLERKLFHNDDSYIVECRSVGVLDAGNTERNATNMHFDHPKVHTKEEKEKNSNYQLDELSLMPERGAERESMGYDPAFDYEIQAQVEGGPSQDNKNKGVLVRTKAGSKMLDTEQKLRPTPNSSDKRKSVGPIRRGKASKPSPLDEARARAKRLRNYKADLQKMKKEKEEEEIKRLDALKMERQKRIAARRSSSITTNIPMPSQLTKKHLPAKILPSSHRGSKFSDSEPGSSSPFQRFPIRTASVGSNDSSKASKTSRLNSGSNSVTRKLSRSVPSLIESKQEKANGTTNTKASMARIRRLSEPKMSSIRQTSSVKVRTNSMTKVADETRTKKISAIVNHDKSKTATLPELKIKISKASNIFQDRSSIKEKTQKLNGKKSSMNSEGTLPKKNEILISHTDDGDDNPIIEKTVVILECENTCARDMKDVKSREKSWIQKRQYDNEKVMVKNEKVSSYVAVHASVSPRSTGIKASEHQSRMQPMSTKVKIDNIEKEPSRSSSICVAQETYHAPYARVSSLEDPCTQKSEYGKTPPTSLETASFGTETFRTHVSDTRSSTLEKIPEVNEKPLVKDPSKGLRRLLKFGRKNHNSATAGGNLESDIASVDGSETNGLGSNGCSSNEVHSLKNLLSRDETPTTSATPQKSSRSFSLLSPFRSNIREKKIMMA